The DNA sequence CCAGTTACAAGAACGATATGAGGCAGGTGATCCTTCTGTTGGACCCCTGAGTACTgaatcaaaataccctttctttgtTAAGTATGGTACCCCCCCAAGACTTCTCCTCTAACTTCTTTCTCTCCATGTAAATCTCCTCCACAACCTGATTTACCTCCTCCAATTGTGCCTCCCTGTTGTATGTATACTCCAGGCTCTTGCTCTTCTTCCCCCCTTAAACCATTTCCCGGCCTCCATGACACCGGTCTTGATGTTCATGGTATTCGTTAAGTTTGGAAGGTTAAACCCTCTGTTCAAGCTACAGGACGTTCTGATTCTATTTCTCCTGCTGAAGCAGCTTTAAATTGGCAGGCAGAAAATGCTACTGTTTAGAACCAGTACCTTGAGCGAATATTAGCTCAAACTCAACAGACTCATGGTACTCTGTCccatcatgatcatcttcttcaatctctcTGACGAGATATTGATCAAGTCTATATTGAACTTGTTGGCATTACTTCTTTGTTAAGTATGGTACCCCCCCAAGACTTCTCCTCCAACTTCTTTCTCTCCATGTAAATCTCCTCCACAACCTGATTTACCTCCTCCAATTGTGCCTCCCTGTTGTATGTATACTCCAGGCTCTTGCTCTTCTTCCCCCCTTAAACCATTTCTCGGCCTCCATGACATCGGTCTTGATGTTCATGGTATTCGTTAAGTTTGGAAGGTTAAACCCTCTGTTCAAGCTACAGGACGTTCTGATTCTATTTCTCCTGCTGAAGCAGTTTTAAATTGGCAGGCAGAAAATGCTACTGTTTAGAACCAGTACCTTGAGCGAATATTAGCTCAAACTCAACAGACTCATGGTACTCTGTCccatcatgatcatcttcttcaatctctcTGACGAGATATTGATCAGGTCCATATTGAACTTGTTGGCATTACTTCTAATGTTGCTGATACCACTACagcttttgcccttattggccAAAAAGAGAAGCACCTCAAGTACCTTGAAGCACAACTTCATTAGATGCAGCAACAACAATCTCGTGCTCCCTCTTTTGCCTCTTCTCATCGGCAGCAATCACTTCCAGTAACAGTTCCACGCTTCATCCCACAAGATCCTTTTGCTATGTGTGCCTCTCCGACGCCTcctgttgtttcttctttaAGGACTTTTCCTACTGAAGAATTGAAAGAACTCCAACGTCAACAGCGTGCTCTTCCCAAAAGAACATGAGCAGTCAGAGGACGTGCCCGCAGTAGATTACCCCCAGCATGGACATCCACTGTTGCACTTATGGATCTTAGTGATTATGAAGATGAATATGCAGATGCCCTACCAGCACCACCTCCCTCGTTTACTCCTTATCCTATGCCAGTTTCTTATCCTGCCCCTCCACCTCCTAATCCTTTACGAACCCCTTCAGTAGTTCCCTCGACCACAACTACCTCTACTCCTGTGACTCCTACACCACCCAAATCCATCTATACCATCATTTCTCCCTCagaaaaccctctctctctGAGTATCTGACAACCCTTTCTCTCTCAGATCCAACCCccctcctttcatgaatgaaggaccTGAGCCTGCTGTCCCTCATGTGtctgaaatggatgatgatcctGAAATACAGAATCCTGACACCCCTCCTCGACAACCCCCAGTACATCCTTCAGCTTTTACCCCATGTCAAAACCAGGACCCAAAACAGTTTTTTATCCTGGATGATATTCCTGTTTCCAAATGGGCATCTCGGATTGTTGATTTTCATGCATGGATTAATGCTGAATTACTTCATGAAGGAGCTTCATCCATCACTGTCTTGTCCAAATTTGGTGCAAGACTTCAAGGCAAACTcggggaatggtatttagctcttggtccTTGCAGACAGCTGCAAATTGTTCAGCTTACTGAAAGCCAGTTTgttaccactctctatcaagagtttCTTGGCCCTGTCTCCAATGACCTCTCAAAGGCCCGTGATGAATTTCTCCAGATGAAGTACTGTTCTCTTCTTTgttcagatcttgacaaacattTCTCCAGAATGACTGATAGATTTCATAAAATTGGTGGTATAGATGATGAGAATTTAAAACAAGTATTTTTGAACTCTTTACCAGAGCCTCTTGGCGCAGATACATAACAGTTTTTGAAGAACCATAATATTCTGTTGGCTTCTTGTACTATTGGTTCTCTATACAGCTATGCTCTCACTACCCTTGATAAGCTTTGTAATATTAAAAAGGTTTGGAAAGATTTGCAAGATCGGTCTGATAAAGTCTCCTCTACTTGTGATATCTCTTATCTCAAGATCAAGTGCAAAGGTGACAAATCTTGTGACTGTTCTATCAAGAAGCCTTCTCACCACCGAaggtttcctctttttccccACAAACGGAAACCCCATGTCACAAGGAAGAAGTTCTCTTTTCGGTCTCCAAAGAAAAAATGGCGATTCATCCGCGAAAAGCAAATACGAGGCAAAAACAAGTTCTCTGCTTGTTATGTCTGTGGAAAAAACGGACATTTTGTAAAAAATTGTCCCCAGTCTCGGAAAAAAGACAAGATTCTACACAtgttatcttctctccatcagGAAGATTTTCAAGATGCTGACCTTGAATCTTTATATTCTCTTGATGAAACTCCTACAGACCTCTCTCTATTTGCAATAGATTTCCCTGATACAGACTCAGACCTAGAGTCTTCcctctccgagtccgaggaatctgatcccctctaccaggtaaTACCTCTCCTACCCTCTACCCATCCTCATCCTACTATTCAGCCTTCCTTCTTACAAAGCTAATCAGTCTCCCTTCCTCATGGCTCTATCACAATACTTCCTAACCCTTATGCTAGACCCATAACCCTTATTGCCTTCcttgatactggagctgctaCTACAATCCTGAACCCAAAAGTCCTCCCTAAACCTTTTGGAAACCCCAAGAACCACCTTTACCTTTTATTGCAGCCAATGGTGAAATCTTCCATATCACCATTGTGTCCAGACAACCCATAAAAATTCAACTCCTTCCAACCTTATCTATAACCCATACAGTCCTAGGAACCCACTTTCCCGCCGAAGACCTTATCATCGGAATTGATATTCTTCGACATCTTCCGCTTCGATGGATAACTCAAGGTCTTATCTATAAGCAACAGCTTTTCCCTTGGTCCCCTATTTCTAACCTCTTTCTTGCAGGTACCTccttctttgaagaaattaaagcaCATATCCTCTCTACATCTTGTGCAGAATTTCATTCGGATTTTCTTACAAAGTGTTCTCACCCTCTATGGCAAGAACCCTGACTTCTTCATTACACTTCccttcaagaaaaatgaagatatcaatccaacaaaagccagcCATCCAGGCCTCAATCCGGAATATCTTTTTTTGACTATCCAAGAGACACACTGTTGATGTTGGAGttttttcaattcttcaataggaaaagtccttgaagaagaaacaacaggAGGCGTCAAAGAGGCATACATAGCAAAAGGATCTTGTGGAATGAAGCTTGGAATTGTTACTGGAAGTGGTTGCTGCCGATGAGAAGAGGCAAAAGAGGGAGCACGAGGTTATTGTTGCTGCATCTGATGAAGCTGTGCTTCAAGGCACCTGAGGTGCTTCTCTTTTTggccaataagggcaaaagctATAGTGGTATCAGCAACATTAGAAGTAATGCCAGCAATTTCAATATTATCAAGGGCAGTGAAAGCATAGCTGTATAGAGAACCAATAGTACAGGAGGCCAACAAAATATTCTGGTTCTTCAAAAATTGCTGTGTATCTGCGCCAAGAGGCTCTGGCAAAGAGTTCAAAAAGACTTGTTTCAAATTCTCATCATCTATACAACCAATTTTATGAGATCTGTCAGTCATTCTGGAGAaatgtttgtcaagatctgaacGAAGAaagagaacaacacttcatctggagagatcatcttcttcaatctctcCGACGAGATATTGATCAGGTCCATATTGAACTTGCTGGCATTACTTCTAATGTTGCTGATACCACTACAACTTTTGCCCTTATTGACCAAAAAGAGAAGCACCTCAGGTACCTTGAAGCACAGCTTCATCAGATGTAGCAACAACAACCTCGTGCTCCCTCTTTTGCCTCTTCTCATCGGCAACAACCACTTCCAATAACAGTTCCAAGCTTCATCCCACAAGATCCTTTTGTTATCTATGCCTCTCCGACGCTTCCTGTTGTTTCTTTTTCAAGGACTTTTCCtattgaagaattgaaagaacTCCAACGTCAACGGCAGCATAGATGTATGGAGAGGATCCTGATCCTGGAAAGAAGGGCCCGTCCCACacttaaaatccaaattttattcTGGGAGTCATATCAGCATTTGaggtttggtttttcttttttttttcttggatagaATCAGGATTCGagtatagaaaaatgaaaagtatATAAAGAGGATTAGAGGACAAACAGATGGGGAAAGAGAAGCGGACAAAATAACGGCTATATACCGGCAAACATCGTCGCCGGCGAGAAACAATGTCGTGGTAATTGTATGCTTACATCGTCTGAGTTTCGCCTCCAAATTGAATTGCAATGCATCAATTCAGGATCTAGAAATTAAATTTAGACTGTTTCGATCGTGTGACCACCTCTGTTGCTAATCTTCTAATAATTTGTTCTACAAAAAGATAAAGCATTCCATTGAGACAAGTGGGTTCTCTAGGGACTCGTTCGTCGGCCAATTCGCCTCCTCCTCTCTCGCTTCCTCCGGTCTCCGTCCGTTGTCCTGATCCAAAGCAGTGATCTGACTAGGGGACCTCACGGCTCTCCACGATGGGCTCCGCCCCAAAGCGGGTCCTGTCGCCGGAGACCTGGACCTTCTTCCAGAACTCTCCCCCAGATCTCGTCTCATACCACGGCCGCTCCCTGGGATCCGTCGATTTCTCGTATAAccatctccaccaccaccactgccactCATGTCCTTTGTGCTCTGATGAATCTGAGATGGTTTCATGCCATTGTTGTCAATTCTCCGGCCCGGCGATTGGTCCATCCTTCTCGCCGGAGAAGACTTCCCTCCCCTTTCCATCCTCCCGGGTAATTCCCCGCTTCCAGGAAGCTTCCTGAGGGCCTTTGCTGGAGATCTGTCTACTCTCTGCCGGACCTCACCATCCCCAATTGTTGTGGTGGACAGGGTCTCACTCAAGCTACACATGTCCGACATTTCAGAAATCTCATCTACTGTTGGAGATGGATCAGGAGGCAGAGTTGTTCTTCTCTCGATATTATTAGCTCCTTCTTCAATCTTCTTGGTGAAAGAGGAATGATCTAGAGGAGGAGTTGGTGGTGGAGAaggcttttccttttccttttcgaTCTTGGGGAAAGAGGGCTTAGGGATCTTCTGGGCTTCCACATTGCAGAAAGATTGTTTTGAGGTTGGAGTCTCCGAGAGCACTTCCTTCACAGTCTCCTCTTCAAATGGACGTAGAACAGGATGAGATCCGCCATCCCTTGCTGCATCTTTTAAGTTAGAGACCTTAGCCTGTTTCCCTTGAGCCTTGTTTGTGCTGACACAGCAACCCATTTTGGGCGTCGTCAAGGTTTTCACTCTAAAAGAGACCACAGAGACTGAAAACTTCGACTGTGGTGATTTTTTTGTTGTGAGATCGACTATGCGACATGGTTAATTGGGCTTTTTCTTCCAACGGGAGATTCAGATGAGCATTTGGTGGAGAAGAGAAAGGCGTTCGGTTTTAGGAttggagtgggagtgggagtagGAGTGGGTCAAGTGCAAACAAAGAGGCGCATCATCTGTTATGAATATTCAAAGGCGAAAGGGAGTAAAGGGGGACAGTCAATGATAGTATTTATTGAGAGATCTGGCTTTTCGCCACCAGCGGTGGCAATATCACGGACCAAAACTAAATGTAAGAGTGTGAGAAGGGTTTTACTTTTTAACCAATTTATTCACAACTAAATGTAAACGTTTGCATTACCATATTTTCAATGTTTCTTTTAATCAAATTATAAAGCTTTCTTTCaaatcttccttttttattttttgggttaatTACAATAGCCTCCCCTATATTGCACCCTAATGTTATAATCATCTCCCGCATAAGTGACAATCACACTATATCCCCTACAGTTGACGGTGTTAAGACTCCGTTAGTGAGAATCTATTATAATATGACATAGATTGTTTAGATAATTTGTTAAAAACTGGAATACCCTTATAGGACTATGGATTTCCTAATATTCCCTtgtaccctaaacccaatatcatacatattcttcttcatctccatcTACCGAAGAACCCAACTACCTATAAATAGATGCCGATCAGTAGACGACATCCTTCAACACTCTGGCTGGTTGCCAACAGCTTCTCTGGTAGcctctttcctcctttcttcctccatACGAATCTTTCGTTTCTCCTCCTCTCTAGCAATCTTTTGTTCTTTAGCCCTTCGCACAGCCTCCACACGCTCCTTTTCTGCTCTCCACACAGCCTCTctggcttcttcttcaagcattcaCTACcactcttcctcttccctagTTAGCcagtctctctcctcctcttccttcctagCTAACTCTAATGCTCTTGCCTGTTCCTCCATGATACGATACCTTTCTTACTCCTACATCTTTTGTAACCTCTCAAGTTCTGCTTCAAAAGATTCTTCAACAAGGCCATGGAAATCAGTATGTTTCAAcacatcattcttcttcttaaacACCCCAACAAGAGCACCAGAGAAAGGATCCCTTCTGTCAAACCCAAAGCCACCTCCATATTATAGGAAAGAATCATCATGAAATGGTTTTCCATTGTTTGAGAATGAACGCGTTTCTCTACCAACATCAAGCTGCTCTATTAGAAAATGATTCCACTGTATGATACCCATTTTGTCTGTTCCCTTGCCCATTACCCAAATCCCTCCTTCCAAACCTGGAATCATGTGTTCCCACGATTCCATTGCTAAAATGATTCCACCATATGATTCCGATTTTGTCTGTTCCCTTGGCCATTACCCAAATCCCTCATTCCAAACCTTGAATCCTGGTACGTACACGAACTGGCTTTGTTTGCCTATGGTGAATGAACGAGAAATACAagtaaaggaagaagaacaacttaatAAAGGAAGTTGCCCTCGTCTCCCGAAAAAGAATatttaaggaaaataaaatatcatagCCCTTTCTCCCATTACATATCTTTAAATAATACGTACTAAATAGCCATTGTAACTACGGGCTATAACTACTCGCTACCCCACTTCCCACACTACAATATGATAAAAGAAACCACTCAAACTACTACTCAAAACTACCCATTACTCCATACTGGGTAACCACCCAAAATATCCCATGCCTTCCTACGTGGCACCATAACCACCCAAACACCAAACACTCCCATGCTTCTTACGTACAACCCATGCATAGCTCATGTGTGTGGGTCTACAACAATTCCTCCCCTCTTAAGATGGACCTTGTCCTCAAGGGCATACGTTGGGAACTGCCTCTGCATGAATTTGACGTCTTCCCATGTAGCATTTGTTGGTGATAGCCCTTGCCAATGGACTAAAACGTGTGTGCGATGCTTATGAAATCTTGTGTCAAGGATGGCCTGCGGTTGGGAACCAAGGGTACCGTCGTCCTCCTCGATAATGGGTAATTCAGTTTGCACGGCCTTTGAATCATCTATCTTTCTCTTCAAAAGAGACACGTGGAAGATGGGATGAATTCTGGACTCGGGTGGTAAGGTAAGCTTGTATGCGACAGCTCCGATCCTTTGTAGAATTTGAAATGGACCATAATATCGGGGGGAGAGTTTCTTGATGAGCTTAATGGATAATGTCACTTGACGATACGGCTGCAACCTGAGGTATACCCAATCTCCTATAGCAAACTCTCGATCACAATGGTGCTGATCGTAGGTGCGCTTTATACGATTTTGCGCTTCAGCAGTTGCAACTCCTTGATCTTCTGATCGCGGTGGAAAAGTTCTTGTTCTACTGCCTCCACCGTTGTTGTCCCGAGAACATACGTTAAGAGAGTTAGAGGGGAGCGACCATAAACAATGTCAAATGGGGTGGTACAAATGGCGAAATGCCAACTCGTATTGTAACAATATTCAGCCCAAGTTACCCATTCACCCCACTCCTTGGGATGTGATCCAGTGAAGCAGCGCAAGTACATCTCCAGTGTTCGATTTACAACCTCGCTTTGTCCATCTGTTTGAGGGTGGTACGTCGAACTAAAATTGAATTTCACACTGTTGAGTTGGAATAACTCGATCCAAAATTTACTTGTAAAGGCCGGGTCTCGATCACATACTATGATTTTGGGTAAaccatgaagcttaaagacgtTGTCAAAGAAGATTTGCGCGACCCCAGCAACAGTGTAGGGATGAGAAAATGGGACGAAGTGCGCACATTTGGATAGATGATCAACAACTACCAAAATAGTTGTTTTCCCCTTGTAATTAGGAAGACCATCCACAAAATCCATGGATATATCTTCTCAGATGCGCTTAGGGATAGGCAACGGTTGAGGTAATCCTGTAAGAGACAGTTGTTCACTCTTGTGACATTGACATGTGTCGCATTGAGCAATCTTTTTTCGGATGGACTTTGCATTCCATTCCAAAAGAAGGTGGCCTTCAACCGTTGGAAGGTCTTTTGATATCCTTTGTGAGTGGCTCCATGAAATTTGCCTATTATCAAGTCAATTAAAGGAGAGTCTGTGGGTAAGTAAATGtggtttttaaaataaataactcCCTCATTGAGTTGCCACGGCCCTAGGGTCTCTCCATCCTTGATACGTTGGACCAAAGATTGCAAATCAGGATTAGTCTCAACTTCTTCCTTGATTGTCGCAAGCCACTCCACAAGGGGAGAGGATATTGCTGTTAATTTATAGtcaatttctctttctctttccactTCGTTCCGCCTCGAGAGTGCATTAGCTGCCACATTCTCCCTTCCTTTTTTGTACTCCACAATGAAGTCATAACTCATTAACTTGTAGAGCCATTGTTGTTGAGCTAGCGATGAAATCTTTTGACTCCACAGGTACTGTAAGCTCTTGTGATCTGTACGGACCAAGAATTGACATCCCACCAAATACCAGTGCCACTTTTGTACCGCTACAACTAGCGCCAAGATCTCCTTCTCATAGGTAGAAAGCAAGAGGTTCCTTCCTTGTAGTGCCTTGATGAAAAATGCAATTGGACGTTCTTGCATGAGTACAACTCCTAATCCCGTTCCGCTAGCATCACACTCAATAATAAATCGTTGAGAAAAATCGGGAAGGGCTAGTACTGGGGCGCTCGTCATTGCCTCTTTAAATTTTTGAAAGGCCTTATCTCCATCAAGAGTCCATTCGAATTGATTTTTCTTCAGCATGTTGGTGAGGGGCCTTACAATTGTACCATAATCTTTGATGAATTTTCGATAATACCCAGTCAACCCCAGGAACCGACGCATGGCCTTAACCGACTTTGGTTTTGGCCATGTAATCATTGTCACCACCTTATCTGGATCAACCACCACTCCTTCAGTAGAAATAATATAACCCAAGTAGTATACCTGTTGTCTTCCAAATTGacacttttcttttctcacaAACAACTTGTTAGCCTTAAAAATAGCTAAGGTTGTTCTGAGATGCACTAAATGCTCCTCCCATGTGGCACTGAAGATAAGGATATCatcaaagaaaactaaaatgaacttctgcaagtaatCTTGAAATACCTGATTCATCAGGGATTAAAATGTTAATGGAACATTGGTTAGACCGAATGGCATCACTAGGAACTTATAGTGCCCGTGGTGGGTTTTGCATGCAGTTTTCTCTGTATCCTCTAGTACCACTCGGATCTGATGGTACCCAGATTGCAAATCCAACTTGGAAAAATATCGTTCACCTTTGAGTTCATCCAAGAGCTCGTCGATCAAAGGTATGGGAAACTTATCTTTGACTGTCATTTTGTTGAGAGCTCGGTAATCTACACACATTCTCCATGAACCGTCCCGTTTCTTGACAAGAATTACAGGAGAAGAATATGGGTTGTTGCTAGGGCGTATGATTCCCGATTGTAGCATTTCGGTTATGATACGCTCTATCTCCTCCTTTTGGTAATGCGGGTAACAATAAGATTTCACACAAATAGAGACACTATCAACCTTCAATGGGATGCGGTGGTCATACATCCTAGGTGGTGGTAAACCGCCAAGTGACACAAATACTTCTTGGAACTCGTTTAGGAGAGTTTGTAGTTGAATAGGAGTCTCTCCTACTTCGGACTTTGAGTTTGGACTTGTGAAGGAATATAGTTGGAGTAAAACTCCATGTGGCTTCTTACGTGCAACTTTGTTGGGGCTTCtcatgaagtcatctttggaaGAAGTCAAACCTTTCTAAACCAACTTTTTCCTTTCCAAGTTGAACTCCATTGTGAGATTAGAAAAATCCCATGTGATGGGACCAAGTGCCTGCAACCAATGAGCTCCCAACACTATCTCGTAACCACCAAGTGATAGGAGGAGGAGATCGACCGTTATCGAGACTCCTTGAAGTGAGATGGTTACATTAGAACACTTTCCCGAGCTAGTCACATTATCTCCTGATGCCACCATCACTTCAAAACACCCCTTATTTGTAGCTACTAATCCTAGttttttttgcaattttatTGCTCACAAAATTGTGAGTGCTTCCAGAGTCAATCAAAACCATGACAGATGTTTGATTGACACTCCCCATAACCCGCATGGTTTCCGGGGCTCTCCCACCGCAAATCGTATGGAGTGAGATTCCAGGTAGGTCGGGATTTGTAGCCAATGTTTCTTCTACGGGTTCGTCTCCCAATACCTCATCTTCTTCATAGCCTTCTATAAAGAATAGCCGTTTACAACGATGGCCAGGAACAAATTTCTCATTGTAGTTGTAACATAATCCCTTTGCCCTGCTCTCTTGTATCTCCGAATTATTCAACCGCTTGATCGGTAAAGAAGCACCTCCCCCCATATTTTCCTTGTTACTAGGGTTGTTTTCTTACCATCAAATGAAGGAACACCTCGTCGCTGGCTGAATTTTCGCGCCTCATATAGTCTTGCCAATCCTATGGCTGCGGAGAGAGTGGTGGGTTGACTCGCAAGAACATCAGCCTTAATCTGATCCTTCAGTCCACTAATGAAGAAATTGACCTGCCGCTGCGGTATGAGGGCTCCCACTTTGGAGAGCAGCCTCTCAAAATGGGATTGATAATCATGAACCGTTCCATGCTGCTGTAGTTTTGCAATCTCTCCAAAAAAGTCTTGAAATGGTGTTGGCCCAAACCGAGTGTGCAACCCTTCACAAAAAGCAAGCCAAGTCCTCTTCTCTTGATCTTGcttgaaaatttgaaaccataattgggtttcttcttccAAATGGAAAGAGGCCAAGGCTACCCGCTCGTCTGTTGGCGTCTGATGGGAGTCAAAAAATTGCTTAGTACGACATGTCCAACTGGTTGTGTCTTCGTCCCCGTTGTATCGTGGGAAGTCTAACTTAACCATTTGGGAGTAAAGGTTTACTGAGAGTTGGTAGAACGTTGCGCCGAATTACCGTCGGGTGGTCGTGTACTGTGGTGTGTGGCTACGGTTCTGGAATTCTCACCTACTTCATTTTGACTAGGAGAAGGAGAGTTGCTGAATTTCTCAAAGAGATCATTAAGCCTCGAAATGATCTGTTGTTGCTCTTGAAGGATTTTCTGCTGCCCTTCGATGAGAGAATTCACATCTCCTTCTACTTCTCTACCCGCTAATCCATTtcccggctctgataccaagctagTATGTACACAGACTAGCTTCGTTTGCCTATGGTGAACGAACGAGAAATACAGGTAagggaagaagaacaacttaatAGAGGAAGTCGACCTTGTCTCCTAAAAGAGAATatttaaggaaaataaaatatcatacCCCTTTCTCCCATTACATATCTTTCAATAATACGTACTAAATAGCCATTGTAACTACGGGCTATAACTACTCGCTTCCCCACTTCCCCCACTACAACATGATAAAAGAAATCACTCAAACTGCTACTGAAAACTACCCATTACTCCATATTGGATAACCACCCAAAATATCCCTTGCCTTCCTATGTGGCATCATAACTACCCAAACACCAAACACTCCCATGCTTCTTATGTACAACCCATGCATAGCTCATGCGTGTGGGTCTGCAACAAATCTTGTGTTCCCTCATAGTAATTAACCAAATCCCTCCTTCCAAACCAGATCCAGGACTCATGATGCCATTCTCATTCAAACCAGAAACAATAGTATGAGATGACTGCACTTGCCGGCGCATACGAAGGAGTGGCCTCGATATAGAACCCTCTGTCTGCTCATCTGATGCTTCATCACTCACCTTGCTTTTGCTTCTGATGCAAACTCTCCCTTTGCTTCTAAGCAGACCCAGAAATAGGCAACGTAGGTTGCAGGGATGGAAAGTCTTTCCCTCTGATTTGGCTCGTCTCCAATTCTTCATCCTCCAATTCCTGTCTAGTTATCTCACTATGCATGACACTTGTATAATAATCAATCCAATTGCTGTGATTCTCTAGGGTTGTACAAATCCATTTTAACCCCTAAAATCCTTTTACCCGGATCGAACCCGAACAAAACCCTGTACCTCGTGACACTTCGAAGGATGGATGAAGGTATCCGGCTCCTCACACCGTCGGAACGCCGACAATGCTCAGGGCGTAAGGGATGAGCTCCGTTTCCAAAATTTGGGTGATGTTTGAACTAGAAAGGTTATAAAGAGCTCTAAGAGAGTCTTGCCTTTCTTGAGGGCCACTCTTGTTATCCACGTTTGAAAGGGTTTTCACCAAGAATGGAATCGCACCAGAGGAACCAATCCAAGAATGGAATCACACCAGAGGAACCAATGATTGGTTTATTAGTCTATTGCACTCGAGCCAAGGAAATTT is a window from the Macadamia integrifolia cultivar HAES 741 chromosome 5, SCU_Mint_v3, whole genome shotgun sequence genome containing:
- the LOC122077906 gene encoding uncharacterized protein LOC122077906; this encodes MGCCVSTNKAQGKQAKVSNLKDAARDGGSHPVLRPFEEETVKEVLSETPTSKQSFCNVEAQKIPKPSFPKIEKEKEKPSPPPTPPLDHSSFTKKIEEGANNIERRTTLPPDPSPTVDEISEMSDMCSLSETLSTTTIGDGEVRQRVDRSPAKALRKLPGSGELPGRMERGGKSSPARRMDQSPGRRIDNNGMKPSQIHQSTKDMSGSGGGGDGYTRNRRIPGSGRGMRRDLGESSGRRSRSPATGPALGRSPSWRAVRSPSQITALDQDNGRRPEEAREEEANWPTNESLENPLVSMECFIFL